One part of the Treponema peruense genome encodes these proteins:
- a CDS encoding methyl-accepting chemotaxis protein: MKKEKHLLTRILLIVAATFLIINTFQVVLIVERTKKITNQQIESDYTDLTKSYASQVVLKLSEYKTALDFYINSDAAQTGDTEEIVDWLRTTTSKRNKMFDYVAWVDETGKFQADNGNETFVTQRDYYQAIVKNGADEFIDNPATSLITGKTIIHVCRAVKYGGKNIGFFTGIVSMETINKLVKDIRLGETRIATLFSGNGKVISTSGDLDEMETLAADKANNDLKNHIQTNSTSEYAGHFWNRNPNGHKQFNIFSGISGTQWSLVIMIEGAQIFRIANEIILYMGVASAILAVTLILVLSLCVVSIMKPLGVVEKTLQGISSGNADLSKRISVKTNADNEIGRLASEFNTFVEKLQCIIIAMKQTKTELVAAGTKLNDSTEDTAASITQIIANIESMTGNIGAQSESVAQTASAVNQIASNIESLNKMIENQSASVTEASAAVEEMIGNINSVNNSVTKMAEEFNQLEQKAADGVQKQDDVNARIQVIETESQALQEANTVISNIAEQTNLLAMNAAIEAAHAGEAGKGFSVVADEIRKLSETSSSQSKTIGEQLKKITDSIQEMVTASQEAGISFSSVSSGINMINNLVQEIKNAMQEQGEGSKQISIALNSMNDSTSEVRTASSEMSEGNKTILEEIKVLQNATLSMKEGMEEMNIGAKKINETGSNLSSISENMKSSITKIGDEVDQFQV; the protein is encoded by the coding sequence ATGAAAAAGGAAAAACATTTGTTAACCAGAATTCTGCTTATCGTTGCAGCGACGTTTCTGATTATAAATACTTTTCAGGTAGTTCTTATTGTAGAAAGAACAAAAAAAATTACAAACCAGCAGATTGAATCTGACTATACAGATTTAACAAAGTCTTATGCCAGTCAGGTTGTTCTTAAACTGTCAGAATACAAAACGGCCCTTGATTTTTATATAAATTCCGATGCTGCCCAAACAGGTGACACAGAAGAAATTGTAGACTGGCTCAGAACAACAACATCAAAAAGAAACAAAATGTTTGACTACGTTGCCTGGGTAGATGAAACAGGAAAGTTCCAGGCAGACAACGGTAACGAAACTTTTGTTACACAGCGCGATTATTACCAGGCAATCGTAAAAAACGGTGCCGACGAGTTTATTGACAACCCCGCTACTTCTTTGATTACAGGAAAAACAATAATCCACGTCTGCCGTGCCGTAAAATATGGCGGTAAAAACATAGGCTTCTTTACAGGAATAGTTTCTATGGAAACAATAAATAAACTTGTAAAGGATATTAGACTCGGCGAAACACGTATTGCTACTCTGTTTTCAGGAAACGGAAAAGTTATTTCAACCAGCGGCGATCTTGATGAAATGGAAACCCTTGCCGCAGACAAAGCAAACAATGATTTAAAAAATCATATTCAGACAAACTCAACTTCCGAATATGCAGGACACTTCTGGAACAGGAACCCTAACGGCCACAAGCAGTTCAACATCTTCAGCGGCATAAGCGGAACCCAGTGGAGTCTTGTTATAATGATTGAAGGCGCACAGATATTCCGTATAGCAAACGAAATAATTCTTTACATGGGCGTCGCATCTGCAATTCTTGCCGTAACACTTATTCTTGTTCTTTCACTTTGCGTCGTTTCAATAATGAAACCGCTTGGTGTAGTAGAAAAAACACTTCAGGGCATTTCGTCGGGCAATGCAGACCTTTCAAAGAGAATTTCGGTAAAGACAAATGCAGACAACGAAATTGGACGTCTCGCAAGCGAATTCAACACCTTTGTAGAAAAACTGCAGTGTATTATAATTGCAATGAAGCAGACAAAAACCGAACTTGTCGCGGCCGGAACAAAACTAAACGACAGCACAGAAGACACGGCTGCTTCAATTACACAGATTATCGCCAACATCGAAAGCATGACAGGCAACATAGGCGCCCAGTCAGAAAGTGTTGCCCAGACAGCCAGCGCGGTAAACCAGATTGCTTCAAACATCGAGTCACTCAACAAGATGATAGAAAACCAGTCTGCAAGCGTAACAGAAGCCTCTGCCGCAGTAGAAGAAATGATAGGCAATATCAATTCGGTAAACAATTCCGTCACAAAAATGGCAGAAGAGTTCAACCAGCTTGAACAGAAGGCCGCAGACGGTGTTCAGAAGCAGGACGACGTTAACGCACGCATTCAGGTAATAGAAACAGAATCACAGGCTCTTCAGGAAGCAAACACTGTAATTTCAAATATTGCAGAACAGACAAATCTTCTTGCCATGAACGCGGCCATAGAAGCAGCCCACGCAGGTGAAGCAGGAAAAGGATTCAGCGTTGTTGCAGACGAAATCAGAAAACTTTCCGAAACTTCAAGTTCACAGTCAAAGACTATCGGTGAACAGCTCAAAAAGATTACCGACAGCATTCAGGAAATGGTCACAGCTTCACAGGAAGCAGGAATTTCGTTCTCCAGTGTTTCGAGCGGCATCAACATGATAAACAACCTTGTTCAGGAAATAAAAAATGCAATGCAGGAACAGGGAGAAGGTTCCAAGCAGATTTCAATTGCCCTTAACAGCATGAATGACAGCACTTCCGAAGTGCGCACGGCATCTTCTGAAATGTCTGAAGGAAACAAGACTATCCTCGAAGAAATAAAAGTACTTCAGAATGCAACACTTAGCATGAAGGAAGGAATGGAAGAAATGAATATCGGTGCAAAGAAAATCAACGAAACCGGCTCAAACCTTTCATCTATCTCAGAAAACATGAAGAGTTCAATTACAAAAATCGGTGATGAAGTAGACCAGTTCCAGGTCTGA
- a CDS encoding CobW family GTP-binding protein, with protein sequence MEKKLTPMTLLCGYLGAGKTTLLNRVLSNQKGYKVAVIVNDIGEVNVDAKLIADGAKITDTSSIVPLTNGCICCTLKTQLAQNIENLIKTKKYDYIMIEASGVCEPMPIAQELETIRNGKLDNVVGVVDAARLVDEFAGGDKLLSKNMGEEDIESLLVQQIEFCSTLVINKRDLVTDEQMKKVHAVINAIHPGVKIIETSRGEVAVEDVLATGSFDFDKVYASAGWCQKLEADEDEDEHKEHEHHDEHDHDHEEHEHEHEHHHHEHRHEGESEDEYGIGTFVYYRRRPFDRQLLDEYANKWPRNIIRCKGLMWFADESEMAWVFETSGRQIQAGYSGQWVAASSPAEQKRILADNPAIKAEWDEKVGDRMIKLCIIGQNLDREKISAELDACLAK encoded by the coding sequence ATGGAAAAGAAATTGACGCCGATGACGCTTTTGTGCGGATATCTCGGAGCCGGAAAAACAACTCTTTTGAACAGGGTTCTTTCCAACCAGAAAGGATACAAGGTCGCGGTAATTGTCAACGACATAGGTGAAGTGAATGTTGATGCCAAGCTTATTGCTGACGGGGCAAAGATTACAGATACAAGCAGCATTGTTCCGCTTACAAACGGATGCATCTGTTGTACACTCAAGACACAGCTTGCCCAGAACATAGAAAATCTTATCAAAACAAAAAAATATGACTATATCATGATAGAAGCCAGCGGTGTCTGTGAACCGATGCCTATTGCCCAGGAACTTGAAACCATCAGAAATGGAAAACTGGACAATGTTGTGGGCGTTGTAGATGCAGCCCGCCTTGTAGATGAATTTGCAGGCGGAGACAAGCTTCTTTCAAAAAACATGGGAGAAGAAGACATAGAGTCGCTTCTTGTACAGCAGATTGAATTCTGTTCTACACTTGTAATAAACAAGCGTGATCTTGTTACTGACGAACAGATGAAAAAAGTTCATGCCGTAATCAACGCAATTCACCCTGGTGTAAAAATTATTGAAACTTCAAGGGGCGAGGTTGCGGTAGAAGACGTTCTTGCTACAGGTTCATTTGACTTTGACAAAGTTTATGCAAGTGCAGGCTGGTGCCAGAAGCTTGAAGCAGATGAAGACGAAGATGAGCATAAAGAACATGAACATCATGACGAACATGATCACGACCATGAAGAGCATGAGCACGAACATGAGCATCATCATCACGAACACCGCCATGAAGGTGAAAGCGAAGACGAATACGGAATAGGAACTTTTGTCTATTACCGCCGCCGCCCGTTTGACAGACAGCTTCTGGACGAATATGCAAACAAATGGCCGCGCAACATTATCCGCTGCAAGGGACTCATGTGGTTTGCTGATGAGAGCGAAATGGCATGGGTTTTTGAAACTTCAGGAAGACAGATTCAGGCAGGATATTCAGGACAGTGGGTTGCTGCTTCTTCTCCTGCGGAACAGAAACGCATTCTTGCAGACAATCCGGCAATAAAGGCTGAATGGGATGAAAAGGTTGGTGACCGCATGATAAAACTGTGTATAATAGGCCAGAATCTTGACCGCGAAAAAATAAGCGCCGAACTCGACGCATGCCTTGCCAAATAA
- the araA gene encoding L-arabinose isomerase — MELAKYEFWFITGSQDLYGEDTLKQVAKDSKDIVESLNASGALPCELVWKPTLLTPDSIRSTLEQANADDKCAGIICWMHTFSPAKMWIAGLSAYKKPLLQLNTQYNEKIPYATMDMDFMNLNQSAHGDREFGYITSRMDLPRKVIVGHWANSSTQKRIADWMRVARAVADGKSLRVLRFGDNMREVAVTDGDKVAAMIQFGWSVPYYGIGDLVAYMNEVSEADINALFDRYNEEYEIVYGSDKQYTIDHIKEQAKIEIALRRFLKDNNGKALCTNFQDLWGMKQLPGLAIQRLLADGYGFGAEGDWKTSAFVRTFKVMTDGLVGNGKGNAFMEDYTYNLEPGKEADLGSHMLEVDPQIAVSKPRIEVHPLGIGGKEDPARLVFNSSTGSALCAAVVDMGNRFRCVVNELDVIKPEAELPKLPVARVLWKPLPNLTTSAESWILAGGGHHTAFSNIITTDMLRDWCEMVGIECAVIDANTTVPQFRNELRWNAAYYNNKCI; from the coding sequence ATGGAACTGGCTAAATATGAATTCTGGTTTATTACCGGAAGTCAGGATCTTTACGGAGAAGACACACTCAAACAGGTGGCAAAGGACTCCAAGGACATTGTGGAATCACTTAACGCAAGCGGCGCACTTCCCTGCGAACTTGTATGGAAGCCTACACTTCTGACTCCGGATTCAATCCGCAGCACTCTTGAACAGGCAAATGCCGATGACAAATGTGCCGGAATAATCTGCTGGATGCACACATTCAGCCCGGCCAAGATGTGGATTGCAGGACTGAGCGCCTACAAAAAGCCGCTTCTTCAGCTTAACACACAGTACAACGAAAAAATTCCGTACGCAACAATGGACATGGACTTCATGAACCTTAACCAAAGTGCACACGGAGACCGCGAATTCGGTTACATAACAAGCCGCATGGATCTTCCGCGCAAGGTCATTGTAGGACACTGGGCAAATTCTTCCACGCAGAAACGCATTGCCGACTGGATGAGAGTAGCACGCGCCGTAGCAGACGGAAAATCACTTCGTGTACTGCGCTTTGGTGACAACATGCGCGAAGTTGCAGTTACTGACGGAGACAAAGTTGCAGCAATGATTCAGTTCGGCTGGTCTGTCCCCTACTACGGAATCGGTGACCTGGTTGCCTACATGAATGAAGTAAGCGAAGCAGACATCAACGCACTGTTCGACCGCTACAACGAAGAATACGAAATTGTTTATGGAAGCGACAAACAGTACACAATCGACCACATAAAGGAACAGGCAAAAATAGAAATTGCACTGCGCCGCTTCCTTAAGGACAACAACGGAAAGGCACTCTGTACAAACTTTCAGGATCTCTGGGGAATGAAACAGCTGCCGGGCCTTGCAATACAGCGTCTTCTTGCAGACGGATACGGCTTTGGTGCAGAAGGTGACTGGAAGACTTCGGCTTTTGTACGTACATTCAAGGTAATGACAGACGGTCTTGTAGGCAACGGAAAGGGAAATGCCTTTATGGAAGACTACACTTACAATCTTGAACCCGGAAAAGAAGCAGACCTCGGAAGCCACATGCTCGAAGTTGACCCGCAGATTGCTGTTTCAAAACCGCGCATTGAAGTTCATCCGCTTGGCATAGGCGGAAAAGAAGATCCGGCACGTCTTGTATTCAACTCAAGCACAGGTAGTGCACTCTGCGCTGCTGTCGTTGACATGGGCAACAGATTCCGCTGCGTAGTCAACGAACTTGACGTAATAAAACCAGAAGCAGAACTTCCAAAACTGCCTGTTGCCCGCGTATTGTGGAAGCCGCTTCCAAACCTTACGACTTCGGCAGAAAGCTGGATTCTTGCAGGCGGCGGTCACCACACAGCATTCAGCAACATCATAACTACAGACATGCTCCGTGACTGGTGCGAGATGGTAGGAATCGAATGTGCCGTAATCGACGCAAATACAACTGTTCCCCAGTTCAGAAATGAATTGAGATGGAATGCTGCTTATTACAACAATAAATGTATTTAA
- the arfA gene encoding arabinosylfuranosidase ArfA, with translation MKTKVTVAKEFKIGKVDDNLFSSFIEHLGRAVYTGIYEPGHPDADEQGFRRDVIKMVSDLKVSLVRYPGGNFLSGYNWKDGIGPRENRPVRLDRAWHTIEPNLIGIDDFYDWTQKAGTKIMGAVNMGTGTPQDAGDLVEYCNFPKGTYWSDLRRSNGHENPYGIKTWCIGNEMDGPWQICHLSAEDYGKKALETAKIMKWTDEDIKLVVCGSASSSMPTYPEWDRIVLEHTYDVADYISIHRYFENYGDDDDFLASFYDMDQFIKTCAATCDYVKALKRSSKTMYLSFDEWNIWYQQKKEPHPWMTAPRILEDHYSLLDALAFGGMAITLLNHADRVKAACLAQLVNVIAPIFTEPGKGAYRQAIYWPFRDISFFGRGTSLTPIVNCENKVTKKYGEVPAVIFSCVHNEENGEISVFALNTNKTESSVTEIDLKSFAKTSMIYRTELTGDNLSARNSLENPDAVSPKNVPLEQSDSGIYTLELKPASWNVIRFKMQAEK, from the coding sequence ATGAAAACAAAAGTTACAGTTGCAAAAGAATTCAAAATAGGAAAAGTAGACGACAATTTATTCAGTTCGTTTATTGAACATCTGGGACGCGCCGTTTATACCGGCATTTACGAACCCGGCCATCCCGACGCAGACGAACAGGGATTCAGGCGTGATGTAATAAAAATGGTTTCTGACCTTAAGGTAAGCCTTGTACGCTACCCCGGCGGAAACTTTCTTTCGGGCTACAACTGGAAAGACGGAATAGGACCGCGTGAAAACCGCCCGGTAAGATTGGATCGCGCCTGGCACACAATAGAGCCCAATCTTATAGGAATTGACGACTTTTACGACTGGACCCAAAAAGCCGGAACAAAAATAATGGGCGCCGTTAACATGGGAACAGGCACACCGCAGGACGCCGGCGATCTTGTAGAATACTGCAACTTTCCCAAAGGTACTTACTGGAGCGATTTGAGACGCAGCAACGGGCACGAAAATCCGTACGGAATAAAAACCTGGTGCATAGGAAACGAAATGGACGGCCCGTGGCAGATCTGTCACCTGAGTGCCGAAGATTACGGAAAAAAAGCGCTCGAAACCGCAAAAATAATGAAGTGGACCGACGAAGACATAAAACTTGTAGTATGCGGAAGCGCTTCTTCAAGTATGCCCACTTATCCGGAATGGGACAGAATTGTTCTTGAACACACATACGATGTTGCAGACTACATTTCAATCCACCGTTATTTTGAAAACTACGGCGATGACGATGACTTTCTGGCTTCTTTCTACGACATGGATCAGTTTATAAAAACATGCGCGGCAACATGCGATTATGTAAAGGCATTGAAGCGCAGTTCAAAAACAATGTATCTTTCGTTCGACGAATGGAACATCTGGTACCAGCAGAAAAAAGAACCGCACCCGTGGATGACGGCACCAAGAATTCTGGAAGACCACTATTCACTTCTTGACGCGCTTGCCTTCGGCGGAATGGCGATTACCCTTCTTAACCATGCAGACCGTGTAAAAGCCGCCTGTCTTGCCCAGCTGGTAAATGTAATTGCACCGATTTTTACGGAACCGGGAAAAGGCGCATACAGACAGGCAATTTACTGGCCGTTCAGGGACATCTCATTCTTTGGCCGCGGAACATCACTCACGCCGATTGTAAACTGCGAAAACAAAGTAACAAAAAAGTACGGCGAAGTTCCGGCAGTGATATTTTCATGCGTGCACAACGAAGAAAACGGTGAAATTTCTGTATTTGCACTCAATACAAACAAAACAGAAAGCTCGGTCACAGAAATAGACTTGAAATCATTCGCAAAAACAAGCATGATTTACAGGACAGAACTCACCGGCGATAATTTAAGTGCAAGAAATTCACTTGAAAATCCCGATGCCGTAAGTCCAAAAAACGTTCCGCTTGAACAGAGCGACAGCGGAATTTATACACTGGAACTAAAACCTGCATCATGGAACGTAATAAGATTCAAAATGCAGGCAGAAAAATAA
- a CDS encoding DUF6171 family protein — MKQPCPECELRAIQSSITKESLEREVSGMKYVEGITACESQFRKRIGVCEKCSSLVSQIMCSECGAYVLFRAKNKKSSCPRAKWAAQGC; from the coding sequence ATGAAGCAGCCCTGTCCTGAATGTGAACTTCGCGCAATACAGAGTTCAATAACAAAAGAATCCCTTGAACGCGAAGTTTCAGGCATGAAGTATGTTGAAGGAATAACAGCCTGTGAAAGCCAGTTCAGAAAAAGAATTGGCGTATGCGAAAAATGTTCCTCACTGGTTTCACAGATAATGTGTTCGGAATGCGGGGCCTACGTTCTGTTCAGGGCAAAAAACAAAAAAAGCAGCTGCCCGCGAGCAAAATGGGCTGCACAAGGATGTTAA
- a CDS encoding alpha-N-arabinofuranosidase, whose amino-acid sequence MNESIIVDVADKKSTISRDIYGHFSEHLGRCIYGGFWVGKDSDIPNINGYRKDVIKAFKDIDIPNLRWPGGCFADEYHWKDGIGPSANRKRIINTNWGGVVEDNSFGTHEFFGLCDELGCKPYVCGNVGSGTVQEMDEWIEYMTFSGESPMAKLREQNGRKEAWNLPFFGVGNENWGCGGNMRPEYYADLYRRFQTFVRQYGKEKIMKIAGGPNVDDYNWTDVLMKNAHWLMDGLSLHYYTYEYRWEDKRSSTEFDTEGWYRALKNAFRMDELVRRHSEIMDKYDPAKRVALVVDEWGSWYLPEPGTNPGFLYQQNSVRDAVVAGIELNIFNNRSDRVKIANIAQAVNVLQAPVLTEGDKMVLTPTWHVFHMYKGHQGATLLGTSAAYSSAGLYEKDITVPGLSVSASEKTDSATQKPRYLVTAVNTDASSSKKVDISFANLGASIASASGTVITGDCMNTINTFDDPERVTEKTLSVTVKDADTVSITMPAHSVASVTVQI is encoded by the coding sequence ATGAATGAATCAATAATTGTTGATGTGGCCGACAAAAAGTCCACAATCAGCCGTGATATATACGGACACTTTTCCGAACACTTGGGCCGCTGCATTTACGGCGGTTTTTGGGTAGGAAAAGACTCTGACATTCCAAACATAAACGGTTACAGAAAAGACGTAATCAAAGCTTTCAAAGACATAGACATACCCAATCTTAGATGGCCGGGCGGATGCTTTGCCGACGAGTACCACTGGAAGGACGGAATAGGCCCTTCAGCAAACCGCAAGCGTATCATTAACACAAACTGGGGAGGCGTTGTAGAAGACAACAGCTTTGGTACACACGAATTCTTTGGACTGTGCGACGAACTGGGCTGCAAACCCTATGTCTGCGGAAACGTCGGTAGCGGTACAGTCCAGGAAATGGACGAATGGATAGAATACATGACGTTCAGCGGTGAAAGCCCCATGGCAAAACTGCGCGAACAGAACGGCAGAAAAGAAGCATGGAACCTTCCCTTCTTTGGTGTAGGAAACGAAAACTGGGGTTGCGGCGGAAACATGCGCCCCGAATACTACGCAGACCTTTACCGCAGGTTCCAGACATTTGTGCGCCAGTATGGAAAAGAAAAAATCATGAAAATTGCAGGCGGACCAAACGTAGACGACTACAACTGGACCGATGTTCTCATGAAAAACGCACACTGGCTCATGGACGGACTTTCCCTTCACTACTACACTTACGAATACCGCTGGGAAGACAAGAGATCTTCAACAGAATTCGATACAGAAGGCTGGTACAGGGCGTTAAAGAATGCATTCCGCATGGACGAACTTGTACGCAGGCATTCAGAAATAATGGACAAATACGACCCTGCTAAACGCGTAGCTCTTGTTGTAGACGAATGGGGCAGCTGGTATCTTCCCGAACCCGGAACAAACCCCGGCTTCCTTTACCAGCAGAATTCTGTACGGGATGCCGTTGTCGCAGGAATCGAGTTGAACATATTCAACAATAGAAGCGACCGCGTAAAAATTGCAAACATTGCACAGGCTGTAAACGTACTGCAGGCTCCTGTTCTTACAGAAGGCGACAAAATGGTTCTTACACCAACCTGGCACGTATTCCACATGTACAAGGGACATCAGGGCGCAACCCTTCTTGGAACATCGGCAGCATATTCAAGTGCGGGACTTTACGAAAAGGACATAACAGTTCCGGGACTGAGCGTTTCTGCTTCAGAAAAGACAGACAGTGCAACACAAAAGCCGCGCTATCTTGTTACGGCCGTAAACACAGACGCTTCTTCTTCAAAGAAAGTGGACATCTCTTTTGCAAACCTGGGCGCTTCAATTGCATCCGCTTCGGGTACAGTAATTACCGGCGACTGTATGAACACAATAAACACTTTTGACGATCCCGAGCGCGTTACAGAAAAAACGCTTTCGGTAACAGTAAAGGACGCAGACACTGTTTCAATAACAATGCCTGCACATTCCGTAGCTTCGGTAACCGTTCAAATCTAG
- a CDS encoding ArsR/SmtB family transcription factor, with amino-acid sequence MQEIESTLVINPLEDINKLKALASEPRIQMLNLLREKTLNINEISDALKLPQSTVATHISILEDAGLIATESVKAKKGNQKLCCPSFRELLIQFPEKHNTSGDFIEVEMPIGIFTDYRVTAPCGLCSSEHIIGLLDIPDSFLNPERMKAGLLWCGSGTFEYKFPNNTMYESKKMTKLEVTLELSSETPGTNTNWPSDITMWINKTDIGTWVSPGDFGDKRGKYTPAWWKLEGSQYGLLKHFSVTNEGSFVDGMKISEVTLDDLKIPEHHSIRVKIGVKEDAEHMGGMNIFGKGFGNYDQGIVLRSYFN; translated from the coding sequence ATGCAGGAAATAGAATCAACATTAGTAATTAATCCGTTGGAAGACATAAACAAACTCAAGGCTCTCGCTTCAGAACCAAGAATCCAAATGCTCAACCTTTTAAGGGAAAAAACACTCAACATCAACGAAATATCTGATGCCCTCAAGCTGCCGCAGTCAACTGTAGCCACGCACATTTCAATTCTTGAAGATGCAGGCCTTATTGCAACAGAGTCGGTAAAGGCAAAAAAAGGCAACCAAAAGCTGTGCTGCCCTTCGTTCAGAGAACTTCTTATCCAGTTCCCCGAAAAACACAACACGTCCGGCGACTTTATAGAAGTAGAAATGCCTATCGGAATCTTTACCGACTACCGTGTAACTGCCCCATGCGGACTGTGCTCTTCGGAACACATTATAGGCCTTCTGGACATTCCAGACTCTTTCCTTAACCCAGAAAGAATGAAAGCCGGACTTCTCTGGTGCGGAAGCGGTACTTTTGAATACAAATTCCCCAACAACACAATGTACGAGTCCAAAAAGATGACAAAACTCGAAGTAACCCTTGAACTTTCAAGCGAAACTCCGGGAACAAACACAAACTGGCCGTCAGACATAACAATGTGGATCAACAAAACAGACATCGGTACATGGGTCTCGCCCGGTGACTTCGGTGACAAGCGCGGCAAATACACTCCGGCCTGGTGGAAGCTAGAAGGCTCTCAGTACGGTCTTTTAAAGCATTTTTCGGTAACAAACGAAGGCAGTTTTGTAGACGGAATGAAAATTTCCGAAGTAACACTCGATGACCTTAAAATCCCCGAGCACCATTCAATCAGGGTCAAAATAGGCGTAAAAGAAGATGCCGAACACATGGGCGGAATGAACATCTTCGGAAAAGGCTTTGGCAACTACGATCAGGGAATTGTCCTGCGCTCCTACTTTAACTGA